The segment GCCAGTTCATAGCTGGCGATTCGGCCCGCCAGGTTTGCATCGCCAGGATACTTCTCCAAGTGATTGGCGTTGAGTCGTTGCAGCAGATCCGTTGTTCTGCGATCAGTATTGCCGGTATAAGCTTTGGGTCTGAACAGGTTTGCCGGCGGATTCTTGGCGTTGAAGTCCGTTCCCTGAAAAGCCGCGGGCAGGAATCCGCTGCCGAAATTGTTCTTGCCGCTCCGCGCCAGACCGCGAGGATCATTGATCGCGACAAACGCCGGCAGTTCCTGATTCTCCGTACCGAGCGCGTAGGTTACCCAAGCCCCAAACGAAGGAAAGCCCTCCATCGTGAAGCCAGTGTTCATGAAGTTTTCGCCCTGAGGATGAGCACTCGTCTCGGTGTGCAGCGAGTGGATGAAGCAAAAATCGTCCACCATTTCGGCAAGGTGCGGCAGCAAATCCGAAACCATTTTTCCGGTTTCGCCGCGCGGTTTGAAATCCCAGAAAGGTTTGGCAATGTTTCCCGACGGTCCCTCAAAGGTCACTGCCGGCATGCCCGGCGGTTTCTTGCCGTGCATCTTCGTGAGGCCAGGCTTGTAGTCGAACGTGTCGATGTGACTGACGGCTCCTGGGCAGTAAATCACCAGCACCTGTTTTGCCGGTGCTTCGAAGTGAGCCGCGCGAGACGCGTACGGATCGTTGGCTTTAAACTGCGGACGGATCGGAGTCTTGCCGCTGACAGTTTTCGCGTCGTCGTTGGCGAGCAAGCCTTCGCTGGCGAGAATGCTGGTCAGACCCAGTCCGAGCGTCGAGAGCCCGGCTGTTTGGATGAAGCCACGGCGGTTGAGCAAACTGCGTCCGTGGAGAGATAGTTTTTCTGGGTTCATGTGATTTGCCCTGGGTGGTTGGAAATGCTTTTTTGTTTTGTTGGCGGCAAGCCGTTGGCGGCTGTGTTTCCGAAGGTTCGCAGTCGCCTACGACTTGCCGTTAAACGAGTCAGTCGCCTGCTGCTCGCCGTCAAACGAAACAATCGCCTATGGCTAGTCGTTAAACGAAGCAGTTGCCTGCGGCTAAACATTCGGTCGCTTATGGCAGGAACGCAAATTCATTGGAGTTGATCAGAGCCCGACACACGATTGCGAGGCTCTCTTCTTTTACAATGCTGGAACAGAAAGTCAGTTCATCATCGGTTGGTTCACGATTGAGAATCAACTCAAAGCAACGCTTCACCGCCGCGGACTCGCTGTCTGATTCCGAGACTGCCCGATCGGCGATCAGATTCGATTGTTGAACAACGAAATCGCTGTTCATCAAGTTCAGAGCTTGCAGCGGCGTTGTCGAAACTGGACGGCGGGCTTTGATCTGACCACAGTCCGGGAAATCAAATGCCGTGAAGTTCCTGTCATCGACGCGTCGCATCCTTTCCTGATAAAGCAACCGTCGCCAGGTTTTATTGCTGAAGTTGTCGACGACTTCCCATTGAGCGTAGCGTTCTTTAACGTTGTGAATTCGGTAGCTGCGTCCGCCGATCGAGTCGT is part of the Mariniblastus fucicola genome and harbors:
- a CDS encoding DUF1501 domain-containing protein, translated to MNPEKLSLHGRSLLNRRGFIQTAGLSTLGLGLTSILASEGLLANDDAKTVSGKTPIRPQFKANDPYASRAAHFEAPAKQVLVIYCPGAVSHIDTFDYKPGLTKMHGKKPPGMPAVTFEGPSGNIAKPFWDFKPRGETGKMVSDLLPHLAEMVDDFCFIHSLHTETSAHPQGENFMNTGFTMEGFPSFGAWVTYALGTENQELPAFVAINDPRGLARSGKNNFGSGFLPAAFQGTDFNAKNPPANLFRPKAYTGNTDRRTTDLLQRLNANHLEKYPGDANLAGRIASYELAGRMQTSVPEVMDISGETQATLTAYGVDQGTDLKKEYAKNCILARRLIEKGVRVVQLFNGSDPAGGNGITNWDSHSKIKETHAMQAEIMDQPTAALIADMKQRGLLENTLVVWATEFGRMPFLQANGTGRDHNPDAFTCFMTGAGVKRGFSFGESDEFGFKATVNKRSVYDFNATLLHLMGLDHERLTFYHNGLERRLTNVHGEVIKDVIA